The following proteins come from a genomic window of Gottfriedia acidiceleris:
- a CDS encoding MATE family efflux transporter, with product MKINSYSKTLLILAIPAITESLLQSMVGFVDTFFVSKIGLKEVAAVGISNAILQIYFAVFLAIGTASTVFVSRYYGANDKEKVKTIASQSMILTLFVGAFFGVISFFFSVPILKVMGADKDVLEIGSVYFRIVATPSILMSMMFTIGAILRGSGDTRTPMRVGVSMNVVHMILDYLLIFGVFFEGFGIRGAALSSVLARLFGVILLLRQLLKKEIISRNLKEWKMKLDVIQDLVKLGLPASIERLFMRFGQIIYFGMIIRMGTEVYAAHTLAGNFTIFASVIGTGFAVATTTLVGKSIGSGQIENARKYSQSSITLMSLSMTITLFITCLLSSQISPIFTTDSEVIGLITTVLVIDMITQPATAVVASLTATLQAGGDTKFPMYMTAIGIWAIRTVGVYLLGVYFGFGLVGVWISIAIDNYLRAILLFLRYRSFKWIKSLE from the coding sequence GTGAAAATAAATTCTTATTCAAAAACACTTTTGATTTTAGCCATTCCAGCCATTACCGAGAGTCTTCTTCAGAGTATGGTTGGATTTGTTGATACCTTTTTTGTATCGAAAATAGGTTTAAAAGAAGTAGCAGCAGTAGGTATTTCGAATGCGATTCTTCAAATTTATTTTGCTGTATTTCTAGCAATTGGAACGGCTTCGACTGTATTTGTTTCCCGTTATTACGGGGCGAATGATAAAGAAAAAGTAAAAACCATCGCTTCACAATCAATGATTTTAACACTTTTTGTTGGAGCGTTCTTTGGAGTAATCTCATTTTTCTTTTCTGTTCCAATCTTGAAAGTGATGGGTGCAGATAAGGACGTATTAGAAATTGGTTCAGTGTACTTTCGAATCGTTGCAACCCCATCGATTTTAATGTCAATGATGTTTACCATTGGGGCAATTTTAAGGGGATCAGGTGATACAAGGACCCCTATGCGTGTAGGGGTTTCGATGAATGTTGTTCATATGATTTTGGATTATCTCTTGATTTTTGGTGTATTTTTTGAAGGGTTTGGAATTAGGGGAGCAGCTTTATCCAGTGTACTCGCACGATTGTTTGGTGTCATTTTATTACTCCGCCAATTATTAAAAAAAGAAATCATTTCTCGAAATCTGAAAGAATGGAAAATGAAACTAGATGTGATTCAAGATTTAGTGAAATTAGGATTACCTGCATCAATTGAACGTTTATTTATGCGTTTTGGACAAATTATTTACTTTGGTATGATTATCCGAATGGGAACAGAAGTTTACGCAGCCCATACATTGGCAGGAAATTTTACGATCTTTGCGTCGGTTATTGGAACGGGTTTTGCCGTTGCAACAACCACGTTAGTCGGAAAAAGCATTGGCTCAGGACAAATTGAAAATGCAAGGAAATATAGTCAGTCATCAATAACTTTAATGTCTCTATCCATGACCATAACACTCTTCATCACATGTTTGCTTTCTTCTCAAATCAGTCCAATCTTCACAACTGATAGTGAGGTCATTGGTTTGATTACGACTGTTCTTGTCATTGATATGATTACTCAACCCGCAACTGCGGTTGTTGCTTCTTTGACAGCAACATTGCAAGCTGGCGGGGATACTAAGTTTCCGATGTATATGACAGCAATTGGTATATGGGCTATTCGCACAGTAGGGGTTTATTTACTAGGAGTTTACTTTGGATTTGGACTTGTTGGGGTTTGGATTTCGATTGCGATAGATAATTATTTACGAGCAATATTATTATTTTTACGCTATCGTTCTTTTAAATGGATTAAAAGTTTAGAATAG
- a CDS encoding YkvA family protein, translating to MDLIPDFIPVFGYLDDIMLIPLGISFVLNLIPKGILDECREKVRNSEKVKKKSWIAGIIIMCIWISLIVWIYNIFFN from the coding sequence ATTGACTTAATTCCTGACTTCATACCAGTTTTTGGATATTTGGATGACATCATGCTAATACCACTGGGAATCTCTTTCGTTTTAAATTTGATTCCAAAAGGAATACTTGATGAATGCCGTGAAAAAGTAAGGAATTCAGAAAAGGTAAAAAAGAAAAGCTGGATAGCAGGTATTATTATCATGTGTATATGGATTAGTCTAATTGTTTGGATATACAATATTTTTTTTAATTAA
- a CDS encoding MerR family transcriptional regulator encodes METYKLIGELAKEADINPSAIRYYESIGMLPNPKRINGQRRYNIQVLDQLKFIKTAQLAGFSNQEIITLLEGFDEQDSPSERWKQMALKKRSELEVKKKQIDTMMTILNNGLDCKCHTWSECFSKVNPDGTCNS; translated from the coding sequence ATGGAGACATATAAATTAATCGGTGAGTTAGCGAAAGAGGCTGATATTAATCCATCTGCGATCCGTTATTATGAATCAATAGGTATGTTACCTAACCCTAAACGAATTAATGGTCAAAGAAGATATAATATCCAAGTATTGGATCAACTAAAGTTTATCAAAACGGCGCAGTTAGCTGGTTTTAGTAACCAAGAAATTATTACGCTTTTGGAAGGTTTTGACGAACAGGACTCTCCATCTGAGAGATGGAAGCAAATGGCATTGAAGAAGCGTTCAGAATTAGAAGTAAAAAAGAAACAAATTGATACAATGATGACCATCTTGAATAATGGATTAGATTGTAAATGCCATACATGGTCAGAATGTTTTTCAAAAGTAAATCCAGACGGTACGTGTAATAGTTGA
- a CDS encoding YnfA family protein, with product MTAVLIFLLAGLAEIGGGYLVWLWLREGQSAYLGLIGGIVLALYGVIATFQIFPSFGRVYAAYGGVFIVLSILWGWGVDKKSPDLYDWLGALICLIGVSVILWAPRN from the coding sequence ATTACAGCAGTTCTAATTTTTTTGTTAGCTGGTTTAGCGGAAATAGGCGGAGGATACTTAGTATGGTTATGGTTAAGAGAGGGACAATCTGCATATTTAGGTTTAATTGGTGGTATTGTTTTAGCTCTGTACGGTGTAATTGCTACTTTTCAAATCTTTCCTTCTTTTGGAAGGGTTTATGCCGCTTATGGTGGAGTTTTTATCGTATTATCTATTCTTTGGGGATGGGGTGTGGACAAGAAATCTCCAGACTTATATGATTGGTTGGGTGCACTTATTTGTTTAATTGGTGTTTCTGTTATTCTATGGGCACCACGAAATTAG
- a CDS encoding cupredoxin domain-containing protein, with protein MLIPASITLIALLSSYVIYYTYRNKQKITCMTGMMISMTNSMMTSIALGTILGTFAHTKDLTIPTIASITIGIIIGYLNGRPVSLMASLDGVTAAIMGGMMGSMLGVMLQPKSIDFMVYFIDILFVFVFVILIRLISEETSHKKQETSVKKPLIANPIVLVVLLVFMGVFVFGKGTLFASRTDAPEVKDIQFTETSSSIQTINVKVDGYFPNNLVVEAGKPIIINFKTPKEDVCASIILSKELDLNLSLNKNADNYVHIKPLKPGVYHYECGMGMFKGTITVK; from the coding sequence ATGCTAATACCAGCTAGTATTACGTTAATTGCACTCTTATCAAGTTATGTAATCTACTATACGTACCGAAATAAACAAAAAATCACCTGCATGACTGGAATGATGATCAGCATGACAAACTCAATGATGACAAGCATTGCTTTAGGGACGATTTTGGGAACCTTCGCGCACACGAAAGATTTAACCATACCTACAATTGCTTCGATTACAATCGGGATCATCATTGGCTATTTAAACGGAAGACCTGTTTCACTGATGGCTTCACTAGATGGTGTAACAGCAGCCATTATGGGTGGAATGATGGGATCAATGTTAGGTGTGATGTTACAACCAAAATCAATTGATTTTATGGTCTATTTCATTGATATTTTATTTGTTTTTGTTTTTGTTATTCTGATTCGCTTAATTAGTGAAGAAACAAGCCACAAAAAACAGGAAACATCAGTAAAAAAACCATTAATCGCAAACCCAATTGTTTTAGTTGTACTGTTAGTTTTCATGGGTGTATTTGTATTCGGAAAAGGAACCTTATTTGCAAGTAGAACAGATGCACCTGAAGTAAAAGACATCCAATTTACGGAAACAAGTAGTAGCATTCAAACGATTAATGTAAAAGTTGATGGTTATTTTCCAAATAATCTTGTAGTTGAAGCTGGAAAGCCAATAATTATTAATTTTAAAACACCAAAAGAAGATGTTTGTGCAAGTATCATCTTATCGAAAGAACTTGACCTAAATTTATCTTTAAACAAAAACGCAGACAACTACGTACATATTAAACCTTTAAAACCAGGCGTTTATCATTATGAATGTGGCATGGGTATGTTTAAAGGTACAATTACAGTCAAATAA
- a CDS encoding BlaI/MecI/CopY family transcriptional regulator, which produces MIENKALLKILGPLELEVMKVIWTRNEVTVQNVLSELNKQNSYAYTTIMTIMNRLDKKGILTRSKLGKGYVYKPCYSANELIQQNSSEQVEHLLHHYGDIAITQFVDAVGHNPDQLNKLKELIQKLEQGEK; this is translated from the coding sequence ATGATTGAAAATAAAGCATTATTAAAAATTCTAGGACCGTTGGAACTTGAAGTAATGAAAGTTATCTGGACTAGAAATGAAGTAACGGTTCAAAATGTGTTATCAGAATTAAATAAGCAAAATAGCTATGCTTATACAACTATTATGACAATAATGAATCGACTAGATAAAAAAGGAATTCTCACACGTAGTAAACTGGGAAAAGGATACGTATATAAACCATGTTACAGTGCAAATGAACTTATTCAACAAAATTCCTCTGAGCAAGTGGAACATCTCCTTCATCATTATGGAGACATTGCTATTACACAGTTTGTAGATGCTGTTGGTCATAACCCTGATCAGCTTAATAAGCTGAAGGAACTAATCCAAAAGTTAGAGCAGGGTGAAAAATAA
- a CDS encoding M56 family metallopeptidase: MSRLYQTSNIYIWLISVITLFIGFCSVSHYHMMKSCMYQILECCNIQHYHLLLFILITLGILFVCSAMYFLYLSKKTQKFVSKLNLYNTVSYESDIIKVFQQKYSIQVQVVDFTQPLAFTHGLIHPQILVSASLIDLLQPHELEAVLEHEYYHCLNRDPFKLSILLSLAQVFSFLPISQKLYERYMIEKEIKADTFAIHKVGIKAVASALYKLMTNVPSSSFATVHFQNHSIQDTNTRIEVLLTGTYKRPSISTFEWMRTTIHILIITFIIGCVSVL; encoded by the coding sequence ATGTCACGATTATATCAAACTTCAAATATATACATTTGGTTAATAAGTGTAATTACTCTGTTTATCGGATTTTGCTCTGTTTCTCATTATCACATGATGAAGAGTTGTATGTATCAGATATTGGAATGTTGTAACATTCAGCACTATCATTTACTTTTGTTTATCTTGATTACTTTAGGGATTCTTTTTGTATGTTCCGCTATGTACTTTTTATATCTATCAAAAAAAACGCAAAAATTTGTTTCTAAACTAAATTTATACAATACAGTCAGTTACGAATCAGACATAATCAAGGTCTTCCAACAAAAATATTCTATACAAGTTCAGGTTGTAGATTTTACGCAACCTTTAGCTTTCACGCACGGATTAATTCATCCTCAAATCCTAGTTAGTGCTAGCTTAATAGACTTATTACAACCACATGAATTAGAGGCTGTATTGGAACATGAATATTATCATTGCCTAAACAGAGATCCATTTAAATTATCAATATTGCTTAGCTTAGCACAAGTGTTTTCATTCTTACCAATCTCTCAGAAGTTGTATGAACGTTATATGATAGAAAAAGAAATAAAAGCAGATACTTTTGCGATTCATAAAGTAGGAATTAAGGCTGTTGCATCAGCATTATACAAATTAATGACAAATGTACCTTCTTCTTCATTTGCAACGGTACACTTTCAGAACCATTCTATTCAAGATACGAATACAAGGATAGAGGTTCTTCTCACGGGAACATATAAACGTCCATCCATTTCTACGTTTGAGTGGATGAGAACCACCATTCATATTCTAATTATTACTTTCATAATAGGATGTGTGTCAGTTTTGTGA
- a CDS encoding YolD-like family protein, with protein sequence MKHNQLGRTIKKWQPFASIPQQFKGLANIIEDQRKMPKPILEDDEKERINFILIEALELNNQIALKHWNKGYIYTEVGHILKVDHLTDTFQFMDKYNQKQLFSFDSIVDIKILT encoded by the coding sequence ATGAAACACAATCAGTTGGGAAGAACGATTAAAAAGTGGCAGCCATTCGCTTCAATACCGCAACAATTCAAGGGACTCGCTAATATTATTGAAGATCAACGAAAAATGCCTAAACCTATTTTAGAAGATGATGAGAAGGAACGAATTAATTTTATTTTAATAGAAGCTCTTGAATTAAATAATCAGATTGCCTTGAAACACTGGAATAAAGGCTATATTTACACAGAAGTAGGTCATATTCTCAAAGTAGATCACCTAACGGATACATTTCAGTTCATGGATAAGTATAATCAGAAGCAGTTATTTTCTTTCGACTCAATAGTTGATATTAAAATCCTCACGTGA
- a CDS encoding DNA polymerase thumb domain-containing protein: protein MYDYSMFPNDIIFFIDMKSFFASVSCRLLGLDPLKVKLAVVGDTSREGSVVLAATPEMKKLGIATGNRLYEIPRQKDIHIVNPSMATYVKISNQIAELLLTKYVAPIDYMQYSIDEMALQLNGYDRIHKMPPLELAYTIQQDILNTFGIFSSIGISCNLLLAKICMDIESKKVPSGIAQWTYDDVQTKMWKIEPLSKFWGIAKKTEEKLNRLGITTIGELARFPKKILIQRFGNVMGTELHLHANGIDYSRIAEMKNFKPADKSIGKSQVLLRDYKSHEIPVLILEQLEEVCYRLRSLKNLCRTIHFGIGYSQGGGFSQSMTIDRPTDLTKEWYQVCLKILNQNYTNEAVRTISISLKNFVSTEYEQLSLFTNENNRLKDKKLTAAMDGIRRKYGKNSILRAVSYLDYSTIRHNNKKIGGHLA, encoded by the coding sequence ATGTACGATTATTCAATGTTTCCGAATGACATAATATTTTTTATTGATATGAAGTCCTTTTTTGCTTCTGTTAGTTGTCGTTTATTAGGCTTAGATCCATTAAAAGTGAAACTTGCAGTAGTTGGAGATACATCTAGAGAAGGTTCTGTGGTATTGGCAGCTACTCCTGAAATGAAAAAATTGGGTATAGCAACTGGCAATCGTTTGTATGAAATACCTAGACAAAAAGATATCCATATTGTTAACCCTTCTATGGCTACGTATGTAAAAATTTCAAATCAAATTGCTGAATTACTTCTCACAAAATATGTTGCTCCTATCGATTACATGCAATATTCGATTGATGAAATGGCTCTTCAATTAAATGGCTATGATCGTATTCATAAAATGCCTCCGCTCGAATTGGCTTATACAATTCAACAGGATATTTTAAATACTTTTGGTATTTTTAGTTCAATTGGAATTTCGTGTAACCTTTTACTAGCAAAAATATGTATGGATATCGAAAGTAAGAAAGTTCCTAGCGGTATTGCGCAGTGGACATATGATGACGTGCAGACGAAAATGTGGAAAATAGAACCTCTCAGTAAGTTTTGGGGAATCGCAAAAAAGACGGAAGAAAAGCTTAACAGATTAGGGATTACAACAATTGGTGAATTAGCAAGATTTCCGAAAAAAATATTAATTCAAAGATTTGGTAATGTAATGGGAACTGAATTACATCTACATGCAAATGGTATTGACTATTCACGTATAGCTGAAATGAAGAACTTTAAACCTGCGGATAAATCGATTGGAAAGAGCCAAGTACTTTTAAGAGATTATAAATCGCATGAAATTCCTGTACTCATATTAGAGCAACTTGAAGAAGTTTGTTACCGATTAAGGAGTCTAAAAAACTTATGCAGAACGATTCATTTTGGAATTGGGTACAGTCAAGGCGGTGGATTTAGTCAAAGCATGACGATTGATCGCCCTACCGATTTAACGAAAGAATGGTACCAAGTTTGCTTAAAAATTCTGAATCAAAATTATACTAATGAAGCCGTAAGAACAATATCAATATCTCTTAAAAATTTCGTTTCTACGGAATACGAACAATTATCATTATTTACAAATGAAAACAATCGATTAAAAGATAAAAAACTTACTGCTGCAATGGATGGAATCCGTAGAAAGTACGGTAAAAACAGTATTCTAAGAGCTGTAAGCTACTTGGATTATAGTACGATTCGACATAATAATAAAAAGATTGGAGGTCATCTTGCATAA
- a CDS encoding ArsR/SmtB family transcription factor has translation MVTSTISIGDVSDIFKLLSDKTRLSIVAILDQQECCVCEFVEAFDMSQPAISQHLRKLKVGGILNETKKGQWVYYSLNKESVFYSMIHNILEHTPAQTELIEKLIKNSPVRQKCCE, from the coding sequence ATGGTGACTTCAACAATATCGATTGGAGATGTATCTGACATATTTAAATTACTAAGTGATAAAACTCGATTATCAATTGTTGCCATTTTAGATCAACAGGAATGTTGTGTGTGTGAATTTGTAGAGGCTTTTGATATGAGTCAACCAGCTATTAGTCAACATTTACGCAAATTAAAAGTTGGTGGAATTCTAAATGAAACAAAAAAAGGTCAATGGGTTTACTATTCTTTAAATAAAGAATCAGTGTTCTATTCAATGATTCACAATATTCTAGAACACACACCAGCACAAACAGAACTAATCGAAAAATTAATCAAAAACAGTCCTGTTAGACAAAAATGTTGTGAGTAA
- a CDS encoding MIP/aquaporin family protein, whose protein sequence is MKKQLTAEFLGTYFLVLAGTGAIVINKLTGDLTHVGVALTFGLVVSALIFAFGHISGAHFNPAVTIGFLLLKKIDNKTALKYILVQCIGAVLASFTICYLFGNVAYLGATLPRGSSQQAFILEFLLTFLLVLVIFSSALHKKANTSFAAIAIGATVGLEAMFGGPITGASMNPARSLAPAIVSGNVSTLWIYLIATTLGAIAATYIYKIIQE, encoded by the coding sequence ATGAAAAAACAGCTTACTGCTGAGTTTCTAGGTACGTACTTTTTAGTATTAGCTGGAACAGGAGCAATAGTCATAAATAAGCTGACTGGGGACCTTACACATGTAGGAGTAGCATTAACATTTGGCTTAGTAGTATCAGCATTGATTTTCGCATTTGGACATATATCAGGTGCACATTTTAATCCAGCAGTTACTATTGGTTTTTTACTATTAAAGAAAATAGATAACAAAACTGCTCTAAAATATATCCTCGTTCAATGTATCGGTGCTGTTTTAGCAAGTTTTACGATCTGTTATCTGTTTGGAAATGTAGCATATTTAGGTGCTACGTTACCGCGTGGTAGCTCACAACAAGCATTTATTTTAGAATTTTTATTAACATTTTTGTTAGTATTGGTAATCTTTTCATCTGCACTTCATAAAAAAGCTAATACATCATTCGCTGCCATAGCAATTGGTGCAACAGTAGGATTAGAAGCAATGTTTGGAGGACCAATTACTGGTGCTTCGATGAACCCAGCACGATCATTAGCACCTGCAATTGTGTCTGGAAATGTTTCGACTTTATGGATTTACTTAATTGCAACAACATTGGGTGCAATTGCTGCTACTTATATTTATAAAATAATACAAGAATAG
- the arsC gene encoding arsenate reductase (thioredoxin), with amino-acid sequence MMEKKTIYFLCTGNSCRSQMAEAWGKKYLGNEWNVLSAGIEAHGVNPNAIKAMDEVGIDIRNQTSDIIDNEILNNADLVVTLCGHANDVCPVTPPHVKREHWGFDDPAGQEWTVFQNVRDQIGDRIKKFAETGE; translated from the coding sequence ATTATGGAAAAGAAAACAATCTACTTTTTATGCACAGGTAACTCTTGCCGTAGCCAAATGGCAGAAGCGTGGGGTAAAAAATATTTAGGAAACGAATGGAATGTTTTATCTGCGGGGATTGAGGCGCATGGTGTAAATCCGAATGCTATTAAAGCTATGGACGAAGTAGGAATTGATATTCGCAACCAAACTTCTGACATAATCGATAATGAAATCTTAAATAATGCAGATTTAGTTGTTACACTTTGCGGTCATGCGAACGATGTATGTCCAGTAACACCACCACATGTAAAACGCGAGCACTGGGGATTCGATGATCCAGCTGGTCAAGAATGGACAGTATTCCAAAACGTACGTGACCAAATTGGTGATCGTATTAAAAAGTTCGCTGAAACTGGTGAGTAA
- the arsD gene encoding arsenite efflux transporter metallochaperone ArsD yields MKKIEIFDPAMCCSTGVCGPSVDPDLIRMSLAVHNLQQNGVDIKRYNLASEPGMFTENKLVNDLLQSKGADVLPLVLVDGKVFKESVYPSNEEFAELTGISLEDLGKKKVVRLNLNVK; encoded by the coding sequence ATGAAAAAAATAGAAATATTTGACCCAGCAATGTGTTGTTCAACTGGTGTTTGCGGTCCAAGTGTCGATCCAGATTTAATTAGAATGAGTTTGGCAGTTCATAACCTTCAACAAAATGGAGTGGACATCAAACGCTATAACCTAGCTTCAGAGCCTGGGATGTTTACAGAAAATAAACTGGTAAACGATTTACTTCAATCAAAAGGTGCAGATGTATTACCACTGGTACTTGTTGATGGTAAAGTTTTTAAAGAAAGTGTTTATCCAAGTAACGAAGAATTTGCTGAACTAACTGGCATTTCATTAGAAGATTTAGGAAAGAAAAAAGTTGTACGCTTAAATTTAAATGTAAAGTAA